In Nicotiana tabacum cultivar K326 chromosome 2, ASM71507v2, whole genome shotgun sequence, the following proteins share a genomic window:
- the LOC107771467 gene encoding uncharacterized protein LOC107771467, which yields MVWFQCEDCGDNLKKPKLPGHFRICSAYKLSCIDCGEIFSRQTVESHTQCITEAEKYGPKGLGKASNGTPAKASSDSKQKPDVDINVGLSDRPPWFCSLCNTNATSKQTLLLHADGKKHRAKARAFHAKQQPKQTEPTDHGVEVSNDNNQKREILENKAGELLKEKNLKEAENGNTHSKKKRKDRESENGDAKPSGELDNGEVSQVEKEQETKRKKEAKKETVKEDKAVVDGSNGNDSKKKIKWKKLITLALKSNSDGVLKLKKLKKIVLESANESGMVKDGSQFSDIIEHKINSSSKFVVDGKYVRLAAKSS from the exons ATGGTTTGGTTTCAGTGTGAAGACTGTGGAGATAACCTTAAGAAACCTAAATTGCCCGGCCATTTCCGAATTTGTTCTGCTTATAAG CTATCTTGCATTGACTGTGGGGAGATTTTTAGTCGTCAAACAGTGGAAAGTCACACCCAATGCATTACTGAAGCG GAGAAATATGGGCCAAAGGGCCTAGGAAAAGCTTCAAATGGAACTCCTGCCAAAGCCAGCAGTGATTCAAAGCAGAAGCCTGATGTAGATATCAATGTTGGATTGTCAGACCGTCCACCTTGGTTTTGTAG TTTGTGTAATACCAATGCAACTAGTAAGCAGACACTACTTCTCCATGCTGATGGTAAGAAGCACAGAGCAAAGGCACGAGCTTTCCACGCTAAACAACAGCCTAAGCAGACTGAACCGACTGACCATGGTGTGGAGGTCTCTAATGACAACAATCAAAAGAGAGAGATTCTTGAGAACAAAGCAGGTGAGCTATTGAAGGAGAAAAACTTGAAAGAGGCAGAAAATGGTAATACTCactcaaagaagaaaagaaaagacaggGAATCTGAAAATGGTGACGCCAAGCCATCTGGTGAATTAGATAATGGCGAAGTAAGCCAGGTTGAAAAGGAACAGGAAACTAAGCGTAAGAAGGAAGCCAAAAAAGAAACAGTGAAGGAAGATAAAGCTGTTGTGGATGGTTCTAATGGAAACGACAGCAAGAAGAAGATAAAGTGGAAGAAACTGATCACATTAGCATTGAAATCC AATTCTGATGGTGTTCTGAAGTTGAAGAAACTTAAAAAGATTGTTCTAGAGTCTGCAAATGAGTCTGGCATGGTAAAAGACGGAAGCCAATTCAGTGACATAATTGAGCATAAG ATAAATTCGAGTTCTAAGTTCGTTGTTGATGGCAAATATGTGCGACTGGCAGCGAAAAGTTCCTGA
- the LOC107771466 gene encoding uncharacterized protein LOC107771466: MEKSATLESGEGRNSVELVKSVSDKQLDLLRPSARYYSVSKGQRGDAEDRDKGKYTLIRDVEDLQTGFYDKPLPCFGCGVGWFSFLLGFLCPLLWYYATILYFGNYYRKDPRERAGLAASAIAAMACSLVLIIIIAVKLFL, from the exons ATGGAAAAGA GTGCTACTCTTGAAAGCGGAGAGGGCAGAAATAGTGTTGAACTCGTGAAATCAGTCTCTGACAAACAGCTTGACCTTTTGAGGCCGTCAGCTCGGTATTATTCAGTGTCTAAAG GACAAAGAGGTGATGCAGAAGATCGTGATAAGGGAAAGTATACGTTGATTAGAGATGTAGAGGACCTTCAAACAGGGTTCTATGATAAACCTCTTCCTTGCTTTGGTTGTGGAGTCGGATGGTTTTC ATTTCTACTGGGATTTCTATGCCCGTTGTTGTGGTATTATGCTACAATACTGTATTTTGGAAACTACTACCGCAAGGATCCTAGAGAACGTGCCGGACTTGCTGCATCTGCTATTGCT GCAATGGCGTGTTCTCTTGTGTTGATAATAATCATAGCAGTAAAACTCTTCTTGTAG